A DNA window from Gigantopelta aegis isolate Gae_Host chromosome 4, Gae_host_genome, whole genome shotgun sequence contains the following coding sequences:
- the LOC121369708 gene encoding organic cation transporter protein-like has product MQFDDILRHVGVFGPYQKRICLLVMIPIVALAIDSMNVIFALATPEHRCSVASLSNDTFRSQGQWHDDLVNQSMPTEDGITSKCYTFANHSDVASTQNNSLSKCSAWVFDHSVYEVAGGEEFLLVCDRTYLRSLSTSISYSGNLMVFALGVLSDIIGRRRCFFLVVLLSAVSGAGKAFCNTVECYTALHFINAIGRTGVYMTGFVICIWCMESTVTVMVLMLAMLVEILMMTVMVLMIVMMVEILMMTLFNTWYWIYQFRTSVLSAISCLSCLSYYITLVIVFYIPAGMELAGPSKRVVVGMAADFAWIVGLLILGGLAYVLRNWHYIQLCPAAVNFLYLAMWWIIPESPRWLLAKGRSEEAKVILEKTAKVNGTDMSISELINTNSPREKLFSLLTGRTMLIRALIIYFNWFMISLDYYALTYNVTNLSGDIYLNFTIGNLAELLGYVIAFGLLHKIGRKSFHASSMIIGGAACIVTIFPVLYCDQSLAWITTALSIVGRLAICCAFATIYIYSAELFPTVVRQSAVSVCSVCATIGGIAAPYIAELGVLLGGELKSVLPLIVIGTTSLAAGVMSLWLPETLGVKLPDTVQDAIAIARNNRTTTVTDGTMPMQRLEQRKETKA; this is encoded by the exons ATGCAGTTTGATGATATTCTTCGACATGTTGGCGTGTTTGGGCCGTACCAAAAGCGAATATGTTTGTTGGTCATGATTCCCATAGTAGCTCTGGCCATAGACTCCATGAATGTTATCTTCGCTCTTGCAACACCCGAACACAG GTGTTCTGTAGCATCTTTGTCAAATGACACGTTTAGAAGTCAAGGTCAATGGCACGATGATCTAGTAAACCAGTCTATGCCAACTGAAGACGGAATAACTTCCAAGTGCTACACATTCGCCAACCACAGTGATGTGGCGTCGACACAGAACAATTCTCTATCAAAATGCTCTGCCTGGGTGTTTGACCATAGCGTGTACGAAGTGGCAGGTGGGGAAGAG TTTTTGCTGGTATGTGATCGGACATATCTTCGTTCGTTGAGCACCTCAATTAGCTACAGTGGCAATTTAATGGTGTTTGCGTTAGGAGTGTTATCGGATAT AATAGGTCGTCGGCGATGCTTCTTTCTGGTGGTGCTCTTGAGCGCAGTCTCTGGTGCTGGGAAGGCGTTTTGCAATACCGTCGAATGTTACACAGCTCTTCACTTCATAAACGCAATAGGAAGAACAGGGGTCTACATGACTGGTtttgttatatgtat ATGGTGTATGGAATCAACAGTGACAGTGATGGTCTTGATGTTAGCGATGCTGGTGGAGATACTGATGATGACAGTGATGGTcttgatgatagtgatgatggtggAGATACTGATGATGACA TTATTTAATACCTGGTATTGGATTTACCAATTTCGTACCTCAGTACTTTCAGCTATTTCGTGCCTATCATGTCTTTCATACTACATCACATTGGTTATTGTCTTCTACATTCCTGCAGGTATGGAGTTGGCTGGACCTTCCAAAAGAGTTGTCGTTGGCATGGCAGCGGACTTTGCATGGATTGTTGGTTTGCTGATCCTCGGAGGTTTAGCTTATGTCCTGAGAAACTGGCATTACATCCAGCTGTGTCCAGCGGCGGTGAACTTCCTTTACCTCGCCATGTGGTG gATTATTCCAGAATCTCCACGGTGGCTCCTAGCTAAAGGTCGCAGCGAGGAAGCCAAGGTGATTCTTGAAAAAACAGCGAAAGTAAACGGAACAGATATGTCCATCTCTGAACTGATTAACACGAACTCGCCGAGAGAGAAACTGTTCAGCCTACTCACTGGTCGCACGATGCTCATCAGAGCACTCATTATATACTTCAACTG GTTTATGATCAGCTTGGATTATTACGCCCTTACTTACAATGTCACAAACCTCAGTGGTGACATCTACCTCAACTTCACCATCGGCAACCTGGCGGAACTGCTGGGCTACGTCATCGCATTCGGCCTGCTTCACAAGATTGGGAGGAAATCTTTCCACGCCAGCAGCATGATCATAGGTGGCGCTGCCTGTATCGTGACGATATTTCCGGTCTTGTACTGTGACCAAT CTCTGGCGTGGATTACGACAGCGCTGTCGATCGTCGGGAGACTGGCCATATGCTGCGCGTTCGCCACCATCTACATCTACAGCGCCGAGCTGTTCCCCACAGTCGTCAGGCAGTCGGCGGTGTCGGTGTGCTCCGTGTGCGCCACCATCGGCGGGATCGCGGCGCCGTACATCGCAGAACTG GGGGTTCTACTTGGAGGAGAACTAAAGTCGGTTTTGCCCCTCATTGTGATTGGCACGACGTCACTAGCTGCCGGAGTCATGTCGCTATGGTTACCGGAAACGCTGGGTGTCAAACTGCCCGATACTGTCCAGGACGCCATAGCTATTGCGAG